One segment of Pan paniscus chromosome 20, NHGRI_mPanPan1-v2.0_pri, whole genome shotgun sequence DNA contains the following:
- the NXNL1 gene encoding nucleoredoxin-like protein 1 — MASLFSGRILIRNNSDQDELDTEAEVSRRLENRLVLLFFGAGACPQCQAFVPILKDFFVRLTDEFYVLRAAQLALVYVSQDSTEEQQDLFLKDMPKKWLFLPFEDDLRRDLGRQFSVERLPAVVVLKPDGDVLTRDGADEIQRLGTACFANWQEAAEVLDRNFQLPEDLEDQDPRSLTECLRRHKYRVEKAARGGRDPGGGGGEEGGAGGLF, encoded by the exons ATGGCCTCCCTGTTCTCTGGCCGCATCCTGATCCGCAACAATAGCGACCAGGACGAACTGGATACGGAGGCTGAGGTCAGTCGCAGGCTGGAGAACCGGCTGGTGCTGCTGTTCTTTGGTGCCGGGGCTTGTCCACAGTGCCAGGCCTTCGTGCCCATCCTCAAGGACTTCTTCGTGCGGCTCACAGATGAGTTCTATGTACTGCGGGCGGCTCAGCTGGCCCTGGTGTACGTGTCCCAGGACTCCACGGAGGAGCAGCAGGACCTGTTCCTCAAGGACATGCCAAAGAAGTGGCTTTTCCTGCCCTTTGAGGATGATCTGAGGAG GGACCTCGGGCGCCAGTTCTCAGTGGAGCGCCTGCCGGCGGTCGTGGTGCTCAAGCCGGACGGGGACGTGCTCACTCGCGACGGCGCCGACGAGATCCAGCGCCTGGGCACCGCCTGCTTCGCCAACTGGCAGGAGGCGGCCGAGGTGCTGGACCGCAACTTCCAGCTGCCAGAGGACCTGGAGGACCAGGACCCACGGAGCCTCACCGAGTGCCTGCGCCGCCACAAGTACCGCGTGGAAAAGGCGGCGCGAGGCGGTCGCGACcccgggggagggggtggggaggagggcggGGCCGGGGGGCTGTTCTGA